One window from the genome of Pseudoliparis swirei isolate HS2019 ecotype Mariana Trench chromosome 24, NWPU_hadal_v1, whole genome shotgun sequence encodes:
- the LOC130189789 gene encoding LOW QUALITY PROTEIN: uncharacterized protein LOC130189789 (The sequence of the model RefSeq protein was modified relative to this genomic sequence to represent the inferred CDS: substituted 1 base at 1 genomic stop codon), protein PPTPPTPLSPPPPFFPPPQIPPPRPPPPKTPPPWPPPPKTPPSPLPPPPPPPPPPPPPPQNPPPFPPRPPGISPPNPPPRPPPPPGPPPWHLPWPPTASPPPNPRHPPXGPPPPPPPPPPPLPFFPPPPPPPPNPKNPPGAPPSPPPLFFPPPLPPPLPPLSKASPPPPQNPPPPFPFPSPLPPTPPPPQNPPPKTPPPPPFP, encoded by the exons cccccaacccccccaaccccactttcccccccccccccttttttcccccccccccaaattccccccccaaggcccccccccccaaaaaccccccccccatggcctcccccccccaaaacccccccttccccccttcccccccccccccc cccccccccccccccccccccccccccccaaaacccccccccttttcccccccggccccccggcatctcccccccaaacccccccccccggccccctcccccccccgggccccccccttGGCATCTCCCATGGCCCCCAACGGCAtctccccccccaaacccccggcATCCCCCttagggcccccccccccctccccccccccccccccccccccttccttttttccccccccccccccccccccccccaaaccccaaaaacccccccggggcccccccttcccccccccccctttttttcccccccccccttccccccccccttccccccctctcaAAGGcatctcccccacccccccaaaaccccccccccccctttcccttcccatcccctctccccccaacccccccccccccccaaaacccccccccaaaaaccccccccccccccccttttccc